A window of Haliscomenobacter hydrossis DSM 1100 contains these coding sequences:
- a CDS encoding PKD-like domain-containing protein, with product MYAQSLTYNSSGTFIVPTGVTSITVQSWGAGGGGASGSSANRGGGGGGAFATSTFAVVPGASYTVTVGTGGAPGVNGGNSSFGIVVIAVGGSAAPGGLVGGAGGQAAACTPALAPNAFSGGNGGGSVAAGGDDAGGGGGGAASSTANGGHGAAGTSSTPGAGGQFGGNGNVGAGTGQPGDGGNGADDSFAADAQNGFAPGGGGGGMSESLLSDSGDGANGRVVVSWACGLDVSNFSVAVTEPVCEDGPATVVLSSNTVPDGTYSVVYSVSGANTSSNNNATVTFTGGTGSFTTGNLNNDGNTTITINSLGCANPSNNTDSFVVDDGPAQPGAITGGTSVCDNVPGLMYSIAAVPGATSYTWTVPVGWQITAGQGTTSITVTSGALFQGGVVSVVANNTCGSGVPRVLGVLPNANNIGFFVTLLNEVTLCEDEVDNPLILLTDNLEGGDPTGSQTFAWQVSTTSPAGPFVAGADAGEADDQVYNNVLDDYNTPGVYYFRRIITNNAYCGTADISMVITLNIDSEIESFSYDPDTVVYCANTAITPLAPTITGGVGATFTISPALPAGLSFDAATGTISGTPTTASPATNYTVVATTDCNSLTTVINITVAAAPVVTITGPVNSCEGDGSTLTVVVTATGGTAPYALAFGYTRIFIGENCDTLDNGPTGNAISQTGVFQISFTGFPAGTYNFGGTVIDANGCSGTDDNVEFTIYAEPVGEALTKTIYSCNRVNVNLQNQIDCNLPSTFSWYSVASVGSSVAYNNPNVDGETINPTDTVDIFDLLTNTTTVNQTIIYRVVPTSVAGGCVGEPFYITVIVLPPTEPACLSCMGEVNVSLDANCKFTVLPNHVIDFDRCENGQVLRDALEVVISGTKGSNIITCAGTYTYVVRLKPEYVRCFVFSPCWGKITAEDKTAPELICAPADVTLDCYDVNYVLNERRTIGNVGAPNSPRPAANATDGRTINNAEGIPGLAFGDNCQLGLIPPALVPDNIKNLGYAYYKDNCRDCGCRVTLKWTDKVIFYSCTDPQFVQNGYYAKIEREWVATDCNGMRADAYIQNIYFTRPDLDDFVFSIGGPADRPVTGQTGVAAGTPGYDWVVEYQSCTPDKSLILHDDVTPYDTSYFHTSSNYRLIYLDKLECNYSVSIKDTEFPICGGKGVKIDRALYVFDWCAGKIVDTFHILIKIGDFKAPTATYEHHAPYVISTGPMDCTAAFPITAAGIKSAFGVEIKDNCTLTNISVSVYTKDRYVKGILVYEGPDSPYAAEEDEDNCLIQWEKVDYAIMNGNMIGVPVGRHVMKIEAFDGCYNSSTLCFEFEVKDKIAPVMKCDDDLHISLSNANGYVDGYAQVTAADIDEGSWDNCKLAWIAVRRNVPTSCTASFIQKGYDSNGNGKIDAAPFDDPKDAPANWKWIVDGKEVVDGIDNNGDGDIFDRGEFFATKGGKIMTPLQDAVDFFCCDLAERVTIELWGADTADNPATTSVDESNWNYCWNDVLIEDKVAPTCVAPWDITVDCDEKNLAIIEDKVASAAVFGDVSITTGSDCANLDTVYTVTKNLKCGYGKIVRSWALTKRNG from the coding sequence ATGTACGCACAATCTCTAACCTACAACTCAAGTGGCACTTTTATTGTGCCAACCGGAGTGACGAGTATTACGGTACAGAGCTGGGGTGCTGGCGGTGGCGGTGCTAGCGGTAGCAGTGCAAACCGCGGTGGCGGTGGCGGTGGTGCCTTTGCTACTAGTACTTTTGCCGTTGTTCCTGGTGCCAGCTATACGGTTACCGTAGGCACAGGTGGTGCACCGGGCGTCAATGGCGGTAATTCCAGCTTTGGCATTGTTGTCATTGCCGTAGGCGGTAGTGCCGCTCCAGGTGGCCTCGTAGGTGGCGCAGGTGGCCAAGCTGCTGCTTGTACCCCTGCCCTTGCCCCTAATGCCTTTTCGGGCGGCAATGGCGGCGGTTCTGTTGCAGCTGGTGGTGATGACGCTGGCGGCGGCGGCGGTGGAGCTGCAAGTTCTACAGCCAATGGTGGACATGGCGCAGCAGGTACCAGCAGTACTCCCGGTGCTGGCGGCCAATTTGGCGGCAATGGCAACGTTGGTGCTGGTACAGGCCAACCAGGGGATGGTGGAAATGGTGCTGATGATAGTTTTGCTGCTGATGCACAAAATGGCTTCGCCCCAGGTGGTGGTGGCGGCGGCATGTCCGAAAGCCTTCTTAGTGACTCTGGCGACGGTGCCAACGGCCGCGTAGTAGTAAGCTGGGCCTGTGGACTGGATGTTTCCAACTTCTCCGTAGCCGTAACCGAACCCGTTTGTGAAGACGGCCCTGCTACCGTAGTTCTTAGCTCCAATACAGTACCCGATGGTACTTACAGTGTGGTATACAGTGTTTCTGGTGCGAACACTTCCAGCAACAACAATGCCACCGTTACGTTCACTGGTGGTACCGGTTCTTTTACCACTGGAAACTTGAACAATGATGGCAATACAACCATTACCATCAATTCGCTGGGTTGTGCTAACCCAAGCAACAATACCGATAGTTTTGTAGTAGACGATGGACCAGCTCAGCCGGGTGCCATTACTGGAGGCACCTCGGTGTGTGACAATGTTCCGGGCTTGATGTATTCCATTGCAGCGGTTCCTGGAGCAACCAGTTATACCTGGACGGTTCCTGTTGGCTGGCAAATCACTGCCGGGCAAGGGACTACTTCTATCACCGTTACCTCTGGAGCGCTTTTTCAAGGTGGTGTGGTTAGTGTAGTAGCCAATAATACTTGTGGCTCTGGCGTGCCAAGGGTGTTAGGTGTTTTACCCAATGCCAACAACATTGGTTTTTTTGTGACCCTCCTCAACGAAGTGACGCTTTGTGAAGACGAGGTGGATAATCCTTTGATTCTGTTGACCGATAACTTGGAAGGTGGCGATCCTACAGGTAGTCAGACCTTCGCTTGGCAAGTATCGACTACCTCTCCGGCTGGCCCCTTTGTAGCGGGTGCAGATGCCGGTGAAGCGGATGACCAAGTCTACAACAACGTATTAGATGATTACAATACTCCTGGTGTCTATTACTTCCGCCGCATTATTACCAATAATGCTTACTGCGGTACAGCCGACATCAGTATGGTCATAACTTTGAACATAGATTCCGAGATTGAGTCGTTCTCTTATGACCCTGATACTGTTGTTTATTGCGCAAACACAGCAATCACGCCGCTGGCCCCAACCATAACAGGTGGAGTGGGTGCAACCTTTACCATCAGCCCAGCTTTACCCGCTGGTTTGAGTTTTGATGCCGCCACGGGTACCATCAGTGGTACACCTACTACAGCAAGCCCTGCTACCAATTATACGGTGGTAGCTACCACCGATTGTAATTCCCTTACCACCGTTATCAATATCACGGTGGCTGCGGCACCTGTTGTTACCATCACAGGCCCTGTAAACTCTTGTGAAGGTGATGGTAGTACACTTACTGTGGTGGTTACTGCAACGGGGGGTACTGCACCTTACGCCCTTGCTTTTGGGTATACCCGTATCTTTATTGGTGAAAATTGTGACACTTTAGACAATGGTCCAACTGGAAATGCGATTAGTCAGACCGGTGTCTTCCAAATTAGCTTTACTGGATTTCCGGCAGGCACCTATAATTTTGGAGGTACTGTCATCGATGCCAATGGCTGTTCTGGCACTGATGACAACGTTGAATTCACCATTTATGCTGAACCAGTTGGTGAGGCACTGACCAAAACCATTTACAGCTGTAACCGGGTGAACGTTAATCTACAAAACCAAATCGACTGTAACCTGCCCAGCACTTTCAGTTGGTATAGCGTAGCATCGGTAGGTTCTTCCGTAGCGTACAACAACCCTAATGTTGATGGTGAAACCATCAACCCAACAGATACTGTTGATATATTCGATCTTTTGACAAATACCACTACAGTTAATCAAACGATTATCTACCGCGTGGTACCTACCAGTGTAGCAGGTGGCTGTGTAGGGGAGCCTTTTTACATCACCGTTATTGTACTTCCTCCAACCGAACCAGCATGTCTGTCTTGTATGGGTGAGGTGAATGTGAGCCTGGACGCCAACTGCAAGTTTACCGTACTGCCCAATCACGTGATTGATTTTGACCGTTGCGAAAATGGTCAGGTATTGCGCGATGCCCTTGAGGTGGTAATTAGCGGTACCAAAGGCAGCAACATCATCACTTGTGCAGGTACTTATACTTATGTGGTAAGATTGAAGCCAGAATACGTAAGATGTTTCGTGTTTAGTCCTTGCTGGGGTAAAATCACCGCTGAAGACAAAACCGCACCTGAGCTGATCTGCGCTCCTGCTGACGTCACTTTGGATTGCTACGATGTCAACTATGTGTTGAACGAAAGACGCACCATTGGTAACGTAGGTGCACCCAACTCTCCACGTCCTGCTGCCAATGCAACGGACGGTCGTACCATCAACAACGCTGAAGGTATTCCTGGTTTGGCTTTTGGTGACAACTGCCAATTGGGCTTGATCCCTCCAGCTTTGGTTCCTGACAACATCAAAAACCTGGGTTATGCGTATTACAAAGACAACTGCCGCGATTGCGGTTGCCGTGTAACTTTAAAGTGGACGGACAAAGTAATTTTCTACTCTTGTACCGATCCTCAGTTTGTACAGAATGGCTACTACGCCAAAATCGAGCGCGAATGGGTGGCTACGGATTGCAACGGCATGCGTGCGGATGCCTACATCCAAAACATCTACTTCACTCGCCCTGACCTTGATGATTTTGTATTTAGCATTGGTGGTCCTGCTGACCGTCCAGTAACTGGCCAAACTGGTGTTGCTGCTGGCACTCCTGGCTACGATTGGGTAGTTGAGTACCAGTCTTGTACACCCGACAAGAGCCTGATCCTGCATGACGACGTAACGCCTTACGACACCAGTTACTTCCACACTTCCAGCAACTATCGTTTGATCTATCTGGATAAACTGGAGTGCAACTATTCTGTATCGATCAAAGACACCGAGTTCCCAATCTGTGGGGGCAAAGGGGTGAAGATCGACCGGGCCTTGTATGTATTTGACTGGTGTGCGGGTAAAATTGTAGATACCTTCCACATCCTGATCAAAATTGGTGACTTCAAGGCGCCCACAGCTACTTATGAGCACCATGCGCCCTACGTGATCTCCACGGGTCCAATGGATTGCACGGCTGCTTTCCCCATCACTGCTGCGGGCATCAAGAGCGCCTTTGGCGTAGAGATCAAAGACAACTGTACCCTGACGAACATTAGCGTAAGTGTATACACTAAAGATCGTTATGTGAAAGGTATCCTCGTTTACGAAGGTCCTGATAGCCCATATGCTGCTGAAGAGGATGAAGATAATTGCCTTATCCAATGGGAAAAAGTAGACTACGCCATCATGAATGGCAATATGATTGGAGTACCAGTTGGCCGCCACGTAATGAAAATCGAGGCTTTCGACGGTTGCTACAATTCCTCTACTTTGTGCTTCGAGTTCGAAGTGAAGGACAAAATTGCACCAGTGATGAAGTGTGATGATGACCTGCACATTAGCTTGAGCAACGCCAATGGCTATGTTGATGGCTACGCACAGGTAACTGCTGCGGACATCGATGAAGGCTCTTGGGACAACTGTAAGTTGGCTTGGATTGCGGTTCGTCGCAATGTACCCACTTCTTGCACGGCTAGCTTCATCCAAAAAGGATACGATTCAAACGGCAACGGCAAAATTGATGCTGCCCCATTTGATGATCCTAAAGATGCACCTGCGAACTGGAAGTGGATCGTGGACGGCAAAGAAGTTGTGGATGGTATCGACAACAACGGCGACGGTGATATTTTTGACCGTGGAGAATTCTTTGCCACCAAAGGAGGCAAAATCATGACTCCGCTGCAAGATGCGGTTGATTTCTTCTGCTGCGATTTGGCTGAGCGCGTCACCATCGAATTGTGGGGCGCTGACACTGCTGATAATCCTGCAACTACTTCGGTGGATGAAAGCAACTGGAACTACTGCTGGAATGATGTACTGATCGAAGATAAAGTGGCTCCAACTTGTGTGGCTCCATGGGACATCACGGTTGATTGTGATGAGAAAAACCTGGCCATCATCGAGGACAAAGTAGCTTCTGCGGCAGTATTTGGTGACGTAAGCATCACCACGGGTAGCGATTGTGCTAACCTGGATACCGTTTACACCGTGACCAAAAACCTGAAGTGTGGTTATGGCAAAATCGTACGTAGCTGGGCATTGACCAAAAGAAACGGTTAA